A single Lancefieldella parvula DSM 20469 DNA region contains:
- the rpsR gene encoding 30S ribosomal protein S18 yields the protein MAQQKQDFQRQPRRKYCQFCKEETEFIDYKDTQLLRKYMTDRGKIKPRRVTGTCTQHQHDIALAIKRAREMALLPYTVPVVSSRGGRSRG from the coding sequence ATGGCTCAGCAGAAACAAGATTTTCAGCGCCAGCCGCGTCGCAAGTATTGCCAGTTCTGCAAGGAAGAGACTGAGTTCATCGACTACAAAGATACTCAGCTTCTTCGCAAGTATATGACCGATCGTGGCAAGATTAAGCCTCGTCGTGTCACTGGCACCTGCACGCAGCACCAGCACGACATTGCACTTGCTATCAAGCGCGCACGCGAGATGGCACTTCTGCCCTACACCGTCCCTGTGGTTTCTAGCCGCGGTGGCCGTAGTCGCGGATAA
- a CDS encoding ABC transporter ATP-binding protein, translated as MATEKKGVRLEHISKIYQDQKTGKDFYAVQDANITIDPGEFVTLLGPSGCGKTTILRMIAGFESPDEGKIFLGDEQIDELTPNKRDTAMVFQSYALLPHYNIFDNVAYGLKLRKMDKAIIREKVLHILDLVGLEGMEERMTNQLSGGQQQRVALARALVIEPSVLLFDEPLSNLDAKLRVDMRNEIRRIQQEAGITAIYVTHDQSEAMALSDNIIIMKKGVVDQVGDPQTVYYHPADEFVADFIGESNFLHATIAEKLDSETALCRFEGHEFEVSGCSHLDKGKECCIVLRPESARLTDEGTLSCEVVLSRFMGHYQNYHVMVGDTLIKITDFNPRTHKVYNVGDHAFVDFTKDEVHVL; from the coding sequence ATGGCTACAGAGAAAAAAGGCGTACGCCTTGAGCACATTTCTAAGATTTATCAGGATCAAAAAACTGGAAAAGACTTCTATGCAGTTCAAGATGCTAATATCACTATTGATCCTGGTGAGTTTGTAACATTACTTGGACCCTCTGGCTGCGGAAAAACCACTATTCTGCGCATGATTGCTGGTTTTGAAAGCCCTGATGAGGGAAAGATTTTCCTTGGTGATGAGCAGATTGATGAGCTTACTCCAAACAAGCGCGATACCGCCATGGTGTTCCAGAGCTATGCGCTTCTGCCTCACTACAATATCTTTGACAACGTTGCATACGGTCTTAAGCTCCGCAAAATGGACAAGGCAATAATTCGCGAGAAGGTCCTTCACATCCTAGATCTTGTTGGACTTGAAGGTATGGAAGAGCGCATGACCAATCAGCTTTCCGGTGGTCAACAGCAGCGTGTTGCTTTAGCACGCGCTCTGGTTATTGAGCCAAGCGTTCTTCTCTTTGATGAGCCTCTTTCAAACCTTGATGCAAAACTGCGCGTTGATATGCGCAACGAGATTCGTCGCATTCAGCAGGAGGCTGGCATTACTGCTATTTACGTTACACATGACCAGTCAGAGGCAATGGCGCTTTCCGACAACATTATCATCATGAAGAAGGGTGTTGTGGATCAAGTTGGTGATCCACAGACGGTTTATTACCATCCAGCAGATGAGTTTGTTGCAGACTTTATTGGTGAATCAAATTTTTTGCATGCAACCATTGCAGAAAAGCTTGACTCTGAGACTGCTCTTTGTCGCTTTGAGGGTCACGAGTTTGAGGTTAGCGGATGCTCTCATCTGGATAAAGGCAAAGAATGCTGTATTGTTCTTCGCCCGGAGTCCGCACGTCTCACCGATGAAGGAACCCTTTCCTGTGAGGTGGTACTTTCCCGATTCATGGGTCACTATCAGAACTATCATGTTATGGTCGGAGACACGCTCATTAAAATTACGGACTTCAACCCTCGCACACATAAGGTTTATAACGTTGGAGATCACGCTTTTGTTGATTTCACCAAAGACGAGGTCCACGTTCTATAA
- a CDS encoding class II D-tagatose-bisphosphate aldolase non-catalytic subunit has product MEKLPIKKAVEGLLKLQDTGRSATLLGIGPMSPNLLQAAFELGRDCDFPLMFIASRNQVDLDELGGGYVNAWDQKRFSEDIAEAAQKVGFDGLYYLCRDHGGPWQRDEERNAHLPEDEAMELAKKSYLADMLNGFDLLMIDPTKDPFEIGKVIPLDVVLRRTVDLIEWCEKERVSRGLPEIGYEVGTEETNGGLTSTDKYHTFIEQLKSELTAKGLPMPTFIVGQTGTLTRLTEQVGHYDFEAAFSLSKMAKSYGVGLKEHNADYLDDVTLLEHTPANVTASNVAPQYGTEETRAYLKLCDVEDLLVKEGLLKSDEVSGLRNTLLVKAIETERWRKWMVGNQVNLTVEQILADHKLSLDILDISGHYAFNDDEVKAATEHLYKNLAQFNIDGQRFVVDHIKRPLRQYVECYRLEGVTTRIREALAE; this is encoded by the coding sequence ATGGAAAAGCTACCAATCAAAAAAGCTGTTGAAGGGTTGCTTAAACTTCAGGACACAGGAAGGTCCGCCACGCTTTTAGGAATTGGACCAATGTCGCCCAACTTGCTTCAGGCAGCTTTTGAACTTGGTAGAGATTGCGATTTTCCTCTAATGTTCATTGCATCTCGAAACCAGGTAGACCTTGACGAGCTTGGTGGAGGATACGTAAACGCTTGGGATCAGAAGCGCTTCTCGGAAGATATTGCTGAAGCAGCTCAGAAGGTTGGTTTTGACGGTCTGTATTATCTCTGCCGTGACCACGGTGGTCCTTGGCAGCGCGACGAGGAGCGCAATGCTCACCTTCCAGAAGATGAGGCCATGGAGCTTGCTAAGAAGTCTTATCTTGCCGACATGCTTAATGGCTTTGACCTGCTGATGATTGATCCAACCAAGGATCCCTTTGAGATTGGTAAGGTCATTCCGCTAGATGTGGTTCTTCGTCGTACGGTTGATTTGATTGAGTGGTGCGAGAAGGAACGTGTTTCTCGCGGTCTTCCCGAGATTGGCTATGAAGTTGGTACCGAGGAAACAAACGGTGGCTTGACCTCAACCGATAAATACCACACCTTTATTGAGCAGCTTAAGAGTGAGCTGACTGCCAAGGGTTTGCCTATGCCAACTTTTATTGTGGGACAGACGGGAACGCTCACCCGTCTTACTGAGCAGGTTGGCCATTACGATTTTGAGGCTGCATTTAGCTTGTCTAAGATGGCCAAGAGCTACGGCGTTGGTCTTAAGGAGCACAATGCAGACTATCTTGACGACGTAACACTACTTGAACACACTCCAGCAAACGTTACCGCTTCAAACGTAGCTCCACAATATGGAACGGAAGAGACTCGTGCATATCTGAAACTTTGCGATGTTGAAGATCTTTTGGTTAAAGAAGGTCTATTGAAGTCGGATGAAGTTTCTGGCTTGAGGAATACCCTGTTAGTAAAGGCAATTGAGACTGAACGCTGGCGTAAGTGGATGGTAGGTAATCAAGTTAATCTGACCGTTGAGCAGATTCTTGCTGATCACAAACTCTCACTAGATATTCTTGATATTTCCGGTCACTATGCGTTCAATGATGACGAGGTCAAAGCTGCAACTGAGCACCTGTATAAGAACCTTGCCCAGTTCAATATTGATGGTCAGCGCTTTGTGGTTGATCACATTAAGCGCCCTCTTCGCCAGTACGTTGAATGCTACAGGCTTGAAGGAGTTACTACGCGTATTCGCGAGGCGCTGGCAGAGTAG
- the rpsF gene encoding 30S ribosomal protein S6, which translates to MKAYELLFFVDPASTEEVRAGVMKRIDVAITADGGVVDSVEDWGKRKLAFEIDDLTEGDYTLINFHADPTQIAELDRVLRINDAVKRHMIVRRVDKD; encoded by the coding sequence ATGAAGGCCTATGAACTGCTGTTTTTTGTTGATCCAGCTTCCACAGAGGAAGTCCGCGCTGGCGTAATGAAGCGTATTGACGTTGCTATCACCGCTGACGGCGGAGTAGTCGACAGCGTCGAGGACTGGGGTAAGCGAAAGCTTGCTTTTGAGATCGACGATCTTACCGAGGGTGACTATACCCTCATCAATTTCCATGCAGATCCAACGCAGATTGCAGAGCTTGATCGAGTTCTGCGAATCAACGATGCTGTTAAGCGTCATATGATTGTGCGTCGAGTCGATAAGGACTAA
- a CDS encoding trimeric intracellular cation channel family protein — translation MPPFFSPYGIDAISVSIPYWLDLLTVIIGAISGILVARDRHLDLVGFVGLGLLGGLGGGLIRDTMMQQGGVYMLNSPYAIPAAVFTAVLLFMFPEPLDRFPRMLEWTDIISVGLFAVVGTDKALVYHLLPFSVILMGSITGVGGGMLRDVFLGDIPRIFQRSNLYAFCAVAGTTSYWALVSYVGVTKIWAAIICVAITVGLRRWSLKFNVLSPADVDLTPHVMRSVNKLRRKAHKPGKQPKNNISSK, via the coding sequence ATGCCACCGTTTTTCTCGCCTTATGGTATAGATGCAATTTCTGTGAGTATCCCCTACTGGCTAGACCTTCTGACGGTAATTATTGGTGCTATTTCCGGAATTTTAGTCGCACGAGATCGCCACTTAGACCTTGTGGGATTTGTAGGTCTTGGCCTTTTAGGCGGCTTGGGCGGTGGGCTAATCAGGGACACCATGATGCAACAAGGTGGCGTCTACATGCTCAACTCGCCGTACGCCATTCCAGCAGCAGTTTTTACCGCCGTTTTGTTGTTTATGTTCCCTGAGCCGCTTGATCGATTCCCGCGTATGCTTGAATGGACTGACATTATCTCCGTTGGCCTCTTTGCTGTTGTTGGCACTGACAAAGCCTTGGTATATCACCTACTCCCCTTCTCGGTCATTCTAATGGGAAGCATCACAGGTGTTGGTGGCGGTATGCTCCGCGATGTTTTTCTTGGCGATATCCCTCGTATTTTCCAGCGAAGCAATCTTTATGCGTTTTGTGCAGTTGCCGGTACTACCTCATATTGGGCACTTGTCTCTTATGTAGGAGTCACCAAAATTTGGGCAGCTATTATCTGTGTTGCGATTACCGTCGGTTTAAGACGCTGGTCTCTCAAATTCAATGTGCTTTCACCTGCTGACGTTGACCTCACGCCACACGTGATGCGCAGTGTCAATAAGCTACGTCGCAAAGCACACAAACCAGGCAAGCAACCTAAGAACAACATCTCATCAAAATAA
- a CDS encoding DUF4013 domain-containing protein has product MAVSADELNGYRRDRYFARSWALLTMEKGWWKPVLIMALFGLIPIVGILALVGYALETARVTAWGINAGPKQKDLKFGTYIATGFKAAVIALAFGLAYSIAFTILAFIPVVNLILIPIFIVVAFVYPLLINVIQVRAAVYGRISAGFAFKNIFEMIKHDVGGLFRIFGMGIVLAIVTSIIMGIIGGSAAISMIVNVVTQAIAIAKTQNITSESQLIVIMVALLARGVLQMGPIFLAIGYIGHVLGLIVMLLMQNAIALWMRQYNVSAWGQSNDPLPPFINDPRDGAAAAYSAPSPVAPTAPVATAAPAVAPVAVPVTASATTVAPEVPGAAPVPAAPAAPVEPVAAPAPTAPVAPAAPVAPAAPAAPAAPVAPAEPTAPVAPTSPAAPVAPAAPAAPATPAAPASPAAPVAPVAPATPVVPEAPVAPAALEPAPASTIVVEPVIPVTPETPEAPAAPEDASTQNPEEPAAQ; this is encoded by the coding sequence ATGGCTGTTTCAGCAGATGAATTGAACGGCTACAGGCGCGATCGCTATTTTGCGCGCTCCTGGGCACTTTTGACCATGGAAAAGGGTTGGTGGAAGCCTGTTCTTATCATGGCTCTATTTGGCCTTATTCCAATTGTTGGAATCCTTGCACTTGTTGGATATGCACTTGAGACTGCACGCGTGACTGCATGGGGTATTAATGCTGGTCCAAAGCAGAAGGATCTTAAGTTTGGCACTTACATTGCAACTGGTTTCAAGGCGGCTGTAATTGCACTTGCATTTGGTTTGGCATACAGCATTGCGTTCACAATCCTTGCTTTTATCCCAGTCGTTAATCTGATTCTTATTCCTATCTTTATCGTTGTAGCATTTGTTTATCCATTGCTTATCAACGTTATTCAGGTTCGTGCAGCAGTTTATGGACGTATCTCTGCTGGTTTTGCTTTTAAAAATATCTTTGAGATGATTAAGCATGACGTAGGCGGCTTGTTCCGTATCTTTGGTATGGGCATTGTGCTTGCCATTGTTACTTCTATTATTATGGGTATCATTGGCGGCAGCGCTGCAATTAGCATGATTGTAAACGTTGTCACTCAGGCTATAGCTATTGCAAAAACTCAGAATATTACTAGTGAGAGCCAGCTAATTGTTATCATGGTTGCTCTTCTTGCACGTGGCGTCCTTCAGATGGGACCAATCTTCCTTGCTATTGGCTATATTGGTCACGTGTTAGGCCTTATCGTTATGCTTCTTATGCAGAACGCAATTGCCCTTTGGATGCGTCAGTATAATGTTTCTGCATGGGGACAGAGCAACGATCCACTGCCACCATTTATTAACGATCCTCGCGATGGCGCAGCTGCTGCTTATTCAGCTCCATCGCCAGTTGCTCCAACTGCACCAGTTGCAACCGCCGCTCCTGCAGTAGCACCTGTCGCTGTTCCTGTTACAGCATCAGCAACAACAGTTGCTCCTGAGGTTCCAGGTGCGGCTCCAGTTCCAGCGGCACCTGCAGCTCCAGTTGAGCCCGTAGCAGCTCCAGCTCCAACGGCTCCCGTAGCCCCCGCTGCCCCAGTAGCTCCAGCAGCACCCGCCGCTCCTGCTGCTCCAGTAGCACCAGCTGAACCCACCGCACCAGTAGCCCCGACATCACCAGCAGCTCCAGTTGCACCAGCAGCACCAGCTGCTCCTGCTACACCAGCAGCTCCAGCATCGCCTGCCGCCCCAGTTGCACCTGTTGCACCAGCAACACCTGTGGTTCCAGAGGCACCTGTTGCACCCGCAGCTCTAGAGCCTGCGCCAGCTTCAACCATTGTTGTTGAGCCGGTTATTCCAGTAACTCCAGAGACCCCTGAAGCACCAGCTGCTCCAGAAGACGCATCAACTCAGAATCCTGAGGAACCTGCAGCTCAATAA
- a CDS encoding PTS fructose transporter subunit IIC codes for MAEEKSPSVLGKVGKDLLKAFNTGVSYFIPIVVVGGVFLAFSLATGTAGKDGIEVTNPLMQSLNLIGMAGIKMMIPVLAAYIAYSLGGKPALAPGFVLGYLASNPVPVGEVQVSTGFLGAMVLGVAAGYLVQWMKSWKVNSTIRTIMPILIIPSLSSLALGMLYIYVLAAPLGAFMDWLTSLLSSLQGGSAVVLGIVIGLMTAFDMGGPVNKTASTFTMALMTAGVYGPNGAFRVAVAIPPLVCGVASLIARSKFDDTDRQMGISAVFMGLIGITEGAIPFAVKDLAHTLPAIMIGSAVGAGLAAWHGIECFVPHGGMIVAAATNNIALYTLDMAIGVAVGVAILVLTKPKLEDNK; via the coding sequence ATGGCAGAGGAAAAGAGTCCCTCAGTTTTGGGCAAGGTTGGAAAAGACCTTCTTAAGGCGTTTAACACTGGTGTTTCGTACTTTATTCCTATTGTCGTAGTTGGCGGAGTCTTCTTGGCTTTCTCGCTTGCTACAGGTACAGCAGGAAAAGACGGTATTGAAGTCACCAATCCTTTGATGCAGAGCCTCAACCTTATTGGTATGGCTGGCATCAAGATGATGATTCCTGTCCTTGCTGCGTACATTGCCTATTCTTTGGGCGGAAAGCCTGCTCTGGCGCCTGGCTTTGTCCTTGGTTACCTTGCAAGTAATCCTGTTCCTGTAGGCGAAGTTCAGGTTTCTACTGGCTTCTTGGGTGCAATGGTCCTTGGTGTTGCTGCTGGTTACCTTGTCCAGTGGATGAAGAGCTGGAAGGTCAACAGCACTATCCGTACCATCATGCCAATTCTGATTATTCCAAGCTTGTCTTCGCTGGCTCTTGGCATGCTCTACATCTACGTTTTGGCAGCTCCACTTGGTGCATTCATGGACTGGCTGACAAGCCTGCTTTCAAGTCTTCAAGGTGGTTCCGCAGTTGTACTCGGTATCGTAATTGGTCTTATGACTGCATTTGACATGGGCGGCCCAGTTAATAAGACTGCTTCTACCTTTACCATGGCTCTTATGACCGCAGGTGTTTATGGTCCTAACGGTGCATTCCGTGTTGCAGTTGCTATTCCTCCACTGGTCTGCGGTGTTGCATCTCTTATTGCTCGCAGCAAGTTTGACGATACTGATAGGCAGATGGGTATCTCCGCAGTCTTCATGGGACTCATTGGTATTACTGAGGGCGCAATTCCATTTGCAGTTAAGGACCTTGCACACACCTTGCCTGCAATCATGATTGGTTCTGCAGTTGGTGCTGGTCTTGCTGCCTGGCATGGTATTGAGTGCTTTGTTCCTCACGGCGGCATGATTGTTGCTGCAGCTACAAATAATATTGCCCTCTATACCCTTGATATGGCAATTGGTGTTGCAGTAGGTGTTGCAATCCTTGTTCTTACCAAGCCAAAGCTTGAGGACAACAAGTAA
- the typA gene encoding translational GTPase TypA yields the protein MRQDNIRNIAIIAHVDHGKTTMVDQMLKATDAFRENQQVQERILDSNDQERERGITILAKNISIEYKGVKINVIDTPGHADFGGEVERVLKMADGALLLVDAAEGPMPQTRFVLRHAIDAGLSIMMVVNKIDRDGARPEAVVNDSLDLMMDLGATDEQLEFTMEHVVFASGVNGYARLDPNDGNDNMFPLLDMIIDGLPAPDVDIDGSLAMQCVTIDHSDYLGRIGIGRVYSGTVHTGDKILVVKNDGSRAMSQVKQLFTFDYLGRKECSEVDAGDIAAIVGVDNTDIGDVYTDPENPVELDPIEIDPPTLSIIFEPSTSPLVGREGDIVGGRQLKERLMTERENNVTMRIEELPDKTGIEVSGRGILHLSVLMESMRREGFEFQVGRPRVLFKKDAQGHTLEPIEQAVVECNPEYAGKVIEVFGNVGGTMSIMDTGETQTHLEFKIPTRGIMGLKTRVMNVTHGDAVFYHTFLEYGPFAGDIGSRQNGAMISMSTEKAVAYALGTLQERGQLFVSPGVECYEGMLVGERSRPGDMVVNIARTKSLGNQRSSTADISVQLTPPRLFTLEEALEYIMDDELVEITPLNIRMRKRILSETERRKWAVRNGMVKK from the coding sequence ATGCGTCAAGACAATATCAGAAATATTGCTATCATCGCCCACGTTGACCACGGCAAAACCACCATGGTTGACCAGATGCTCAAGGCAACCGATGCATTCCGCGAGAACCAGCAGGTTCAAGAAAGAATCCTGGACTCTAATGATCAGGAGCGTGAGCGCGGAATTACTATTCTGGCAAAAAACATCTCTATTGAGTATAAGGGCGTTAAGATTAACGTCATTGATACCCCCGGCCACGCTGACTTCGGCGGCGAGGTAGAGCGTGTTTTAAAGATGGCTGATGGTGCACTTCTTTTGGTTGACGCTGCCGAGGGTCCTATGCCACAGACTCGTTTTGTTCTGCGCCACGCTATCGACGCAGGCCTTTCTATCATGATGGTTGTCAATAAGATTGACCGCGATGGCGCTCGTCCAGAGGCTGTTGTCAACGATTCTCTTGATCTTATGATGGACCTTGGCGCAACCGATGAGCAGCTTGAGTTTACTATGGAGCACGTTGTCTTTGCTTCTGGTGTTAACGGTTATGCTCGCCTTGATCCAAATGATGGCAATGACAACATGTTCCCTCTTCTCGATATGATTATTGATGGCCTTCCAGCTCCAGATGTTGATATTGATGGTTCTCTTGCTATGCAATGCGTTACCATTGACCACTCCGACTACTTGGGCCGTATTGGTATTGGCCGTGTATATTCTGGAACTGTTCATACAGGCGATAAGATTCTTGTTGTTAAAAACGATGGTTCTCGCGCTATGAGTCAGGTCAAACAGCTCTTTACCTTTGACTACCTGGGCCGTAAGGAGTGCAGCGAGGTTGACGCGGGTGATATCGCGGCAATCGTTGGCGTTGATAACACTGACATTGGTGACGTTTACACTGATCCAGAGAACCCTGTTGAGCTTGATCCAATTGAGATTGATCCACCAACCCTTTCCATTATTTTTGAGCCTTCTACCTCGCCACTTGTTGGTCGTGAGGGAGACATTGTTGGTGGTCGTCAGCTCAAAGAGCGTCTTATGACAGAGCGCGAGAATAACGTTACCATGCGTATCGAGGAGCTTCCTGATAAGACAGGTATTGAGGTTTCTGGTCGCGGTATTTTGCACCTCTCTGTTCTTATGGAGAGCATGCGACGTGAAGGTTTTGAATTCCAGGTTGGTCGTCCTCGCGTTTTGTTTAAGAAGGACGCTCAGGGCCATACGCTTGAGCCTATTGAGCAGGCCGTTGTTGAGTGCAATCCAGAGTACGCTGGCAAGGTCATTGAGGTCTTTGGCAACGTTGGCGGTACCATGTCTATCATGGACACTGGCGAGACTCAGACACACCTTGAGTTCAAGATTCCAACTCGCGGCATCATGGGTCTTAAGACGCGTGTCATGAATGTTACCCACGGCGATGCTGTCTTCTACCATACCTTCCTTGAGTACGGTCCTTTTGCAGGTGATATTGGCAGTCGCCAGAATGGCGCTATGATTTCTATGTCAACCGAGAAGGCCGTAGCTTATGCGCTTGGCACCCTTCAAGAGCGCGGTCAGCTCTTTGTTTCTCCAGGCGTCGAGTGCTACGAGGGTATGTTGGTTGGCGAGCGTTCAAGGCCAGGTGACATGGTTGTTAACATTGCACGTACTAAGTCTTTGGGCAACCAGAGGTCTTCAACTGCGGATATTTCAGTCCAGTTGACCCCTCCACGTCTGTTTACGTTAGAAGAAGCTCTAGAGTACATCATGGATGACGAGCTTGTTGAGATTACACCACTTAACATTCGCATGCGTAAGCGTATTCTTTCCGAGACCGAGCGTCGTAAGTGGGCAGTTCGCAACGGTATGGTTAAGAAGTAA
- a CDS encoding PTS fructose transporter subunit IIB — MNVVAVCACTVGIAHTWMAKEAIEKECERRGYEYKVEAQGGYGIENELEQDEIDAADVVLLAIAIGIEGDERFDEKRDEGRVLTLDPSLAIADPAKVIDQVVALAE, encoded by the coding sequence ATGAACGTCGTTGCTGTATGCGCTTGCACAGTTGGAATTGCTCATACCTGGATGGCAAAAGAGGCTATCGAGAAAGAATGTGAGCGTCGTGGCTATGAATACAAAGTTGAAGCTCAAGGCGGTTATGGTATTGAGAATGAGCTTGAGCAGGATGAAATTGACGCCGCTGACGTTGTTCTTCTCGCCATTGCAATTGGTATTGAAGGCGACGAGCGTTTTGACGAGAAACGCGATGAAGGTCGTGTTCTTACGCTAGACCCATCGCTTGCCATTGCAGATCCAGCAAAGGTTATTGATCAGGTAGTTGCGCTGGCTGAGTAG
- a CDS encoding single-stranded DNA-binding protein, with protein MSINRVNISGNLTRDPELRSTAGGTQILSFGVAVNDRRRNQQTGEWEDVPNFIDCVVFGQRAEALSRFLSKGSKVAIEGKLRFSSWETKEGQRRSKLEVVVDEVEFLSRNQQGGAPTSQGAPSYAAPTPQAPAPVPAPPDEEFYDADIPF; from the coding sequence ATGAGTATTAACAGGGTTAACATTTCGGGCAACCTGACCCGTGACCCGGAGCTTCGCTCCACAGCAGGCGGTACCCAAATCCTATCCTTCGGCGTTGCGGTTAATGATCGTCGCAGGAATCAGCAGACTGGTGAGTGGGAAGATGTTCCTAACTTTATTGACTGCGTAGTGTTTGGTCAGCGTGCTGAAGCACTTTCCCGCTTCCTCTCCAAGGGTTCGAAGGTTGCTATTGAAGGCAAACTTCGTTTTAGCTCCTGGGAGACGAAGGAAGGACAACGTCGCAGCAAGCTTGAGGTTGTTGTCGATGAGGTTGAGTTCCTTTCTAGGAATCAGCAGGGTGGAGCCCCTACATCACAAGGCGCACCATCTTATGCAGCTCCAACTCCACAGGCACCCGCTCCCGTTCCGGCTCCGCCAGACGAGGAGTTCTACGATGCTGATATTCCGTTTTAA
- a CDS encoding LacI family DNA-binding transcriptional regulator, with translation MPKTTIIDLAKLANVSIATVSNYLNGHFEKMSEATKQRIKKAIENTGYIPSAQAQAMVKKSSGIIAVLILDNTNAWAAQMTNGIEDAALEAGYQTIICNSRFDPTLEADWVEKMLSIGADGLLIQPTNQFRAVDRRIAKVGKPVVYFDCDLLTFNTSWIKSNLYDGVYSAATYCVENGYEDFLIIGGEPKGRTRIEREYGFIDALEASNKPHERLTIEQNTLSISDIKQWLNNHIFPSKKTLVFVPNQWALKSVYTALHAYEKAIPEQVGLLGFNNTDWTDLPVKSISTIVEPVYEEGYTACKMLLEKIKDSSLEPEHKLLTCKLNWLKSTI, from the coding sequence ATGCCTAAGACAACCATTATTGACCTTGCAAAATTAGCAAATGTTTCCATTGCCACCGTTTCAAACTACCTCAATGGACACTTTGAAAAAATGTCCGAAGCAACTAAGCAACGCATCAAAAAGGCAATCGAGAATACAGGATATATCCCAAGTGCTCAAGCTCAAGCAATGGTAAAAAAGAGCTCCGGAATTATTGCTGTTCTGATTTTGGACAATACTAATGCTTGGGCCGCTCAAATGACTAACGGCATTGAAGATGCTGCTCTTGAAGCTGGATATCAGACGATAATTTGCAATTCTCGCTTTGACCCCACTCTTGAAGCCGATTGGGTTGAAAAAATGCTTTCAATTGGAGCAGATGGACTGCTTATCCAGCCTACCAATCAATTTAGAGCGGTAGATAGGCGAATTGCTAAAGTTGGAAAACCTGTTGTCTATTTTGATTGCGACCTTCTCACTTTTAATACCTCCTGGATAAAAAGCAACCTCTACGACGGTGTTTATTCGGCCGCAACCTACTGCGTTGAAAACGGCTACGAAGACTTTTTAATTATTGGAGGAGAGCCAAAAGGCCGCACCAGAATTGAACGTGAATACGGCTTTATCGATGCTTTAGAGGCTTCAAATAAACCTCATGAGCGACTGACCATAGAACAAAACACGCTGTCTATCTCTGATATTAAGCAATGGCTAAATAATCACATTTTTCCATCAAAGAAAACTCTAGTGTTTGTGCCAAATCAGTGGGCTCTCAAAAGTGTATATACCGCCTTGCATGCTTATGAAAAAGCGATTCCCGAACAAGTTGGATTGCTGGGATTTAACAACACCGATTGGACTGACTTACCTGTTAAAAGCATCTCAACTATCGTTGAGCCTGTTTATGAAGAAGGCTATACCGCTTGCAAGATGCTCCTTGAAAAGATCAAAGATTCCTCGCTCGAACCCGAGCATAAGCTGCTAACCTGCAAACTAAATTGGCTTAAATCAACCATTTAA